In the Lates calcarifer isolate ASB-BC8 linkage group LG24, TLL_Latcal_v3, whole genome shotgun sequence genome, one interval contains:
- the LOC108900039 gene encoding inositol monophosphatase 1, translating into MDDPWQKAYDFAVEVARKAGAEIRKAGESEIRVMTKSSTVDLVTKTDERVEKIIIGSLKEEFGEGTHCFIGEESVAKGETCVLTDKPTWIIDPVDGTTNFVHGFPFVAVSIAFAVNKELEFGVVYSCLEDKMYKARRGKGAFCNDEPIQVSDVKDINKSIIISEHGTDRSPEKVTKIFSTMQKILCIPVHGLRGSGTAATNMCLVATGAVEAFFEIGIHCWDIAAGAVIVREAGGILLDVDGGPFDLMSRRMVSANNDIIAKRIIKEIEAFPVTRDDAPIQKK; encoded by the exons ATGGACGACCCATGGCAGAAGGCTTATGACTTTGCAGTTGAAGTGGCAAGAAAAGCTGGGGCG GAAATTAGGAAAGCTGGGGAGAGTGAAATAAGGGTCATGACGAAAAGCTCCACTGTGGACCTTGTCACTAAGACTGATGAGAGAGTGGAGAAAATCATCATTGGGTCTCTTAAAGAGGAATTTGGAGAAGGCACACACTG TTTCATTGGGGAGGAGTCTGTCGCAAAGGGGGAGACATGTGTCTTAACTGATAAACCCACATGGATCATAGACCCAGTGGATGGCACCACAAACTTTGTACATGG ATTCCCATTTGTGGCTGTGTCAATTGCCTTCGCTGTCAATAAGGAG TTGGAGTTTGGTGTGGTGTACAGCTGCTTGGAAGACAAGATGTATAAAGCAAGGAGGGGGAAGGGAGCTTTCTGCAATGACGAACCAATTCAGGTGTCTGATGTAAAAG ATATCAACAAGTCCATTATCATCTCTGAGCATGGAACTGACAGGAGCCCAGAAAAAGTAACCAAAATCTTCTCTACCATGCAGAAGATCCTCTGCATCCCTGTGCATGG CCTCCGTGGATCTGGGACAGCTGCCACTAACATGTGTCTGGTGGCGACAGGGGCAGTGGAGGCCTTCTTTGAGATTGGGATCCACTGCTGGGACATTGCTGCTGGTGCAGTGATAGTCAGAGAAGCTGGTGGAATACTACTGGATGTTGATG GGGGACCATTCGATTTGATGTCCCGAAGGATGGTTTCAGCAAACAATGACATTATTGCAAAGAGGATCATCAAAGAAATTGAAGCATTCCCAGTGACGAGGGACGATGCTCCAATACAGAAGAAATGA